A stretch of DNA from Bacillus sp. NP157:
CCCGAGCAGATCACCGCCGCCAAGGGTTCGGCCGCGATCATGGGCATGAACAACATCTATTACCGCTTCCAGCACCTGGTCTCGCACCCCGAGTACGAAACCATGCCGGCCAAGCTGCGCATGAACGTCATCGGCGCCTACAAGGGCGATGCGAAGAATGACTTCGAGCTGGTCTCGCTCGCCGTCTCGGCCGTCAACGGCTGCGGCATGTGCATCGACTCGCACGACAAGGTGCTGCGCGACGGCGGCGTCACCGTCCAGGGCATCCAGAGCGCCGTGCGCATCGCTTCGGTGATCCACGCCGTGGCCGTGGTCCTCGAGCAGGCCGAA
This window harbors:
- a CDS encoding carboxymuconolactone decarboxylase family protein gives rise to the protein MSIADLRSQLPEYAKDLKLNLDSVLSEAGAPGLNKAQIAMVALGSAFAARFKPLTEAVAVFAAEHATPEQITAAKGSAAIMGMNNIYYRFQHLVSHPEYETMPAKLRMNVIGAYKGDAKNDFELVSLAVSAVNGCGMCIDSHDKVLRDGGVTVQGIQSAVRIASVIHAVAVVLEQAEAAG